The genomic window GTAGCGCGACAGGACTTCGTCATGGCCCAAAGCAGCTTCTTCCTGCTCTCCATCACCGTGATCGGCTTCAACATGATCGCCGACCTCCTCTACGGCTACCTGGACCCACGGATCAGGACCAACTGAAGTGCTTATGCGTCGCTACTTGAGTACCGCCTGGCGGCCCATAGGTCGTGAAGTCTCCCGCTTGAAGCAGGATCGCTTGGCACCGATCGGCGCGGTGCTGCTACTTGGCTTCCTGCTGCTGGCAATCTTCGGGCCAGCGCTGGCGCCATACGACCCGCGGGAGGTGCAGGTCAACGAGGTAGGGATCGCGAAGCGACTGGAACCACCGTCGGCTCAGCACTGGCTCGGCACCGAGGCTACCGGCCGCGACGTGCTCAGCCAGCTCCTCGTGGGCGCCCGCGTCGCCGTGCTGGTCGGTTTCGTCGCAGCGCTGCTGGTGGTGGTCATCGGCACCCTCATCGGCCTCTGTGCCGGTTACTTCGGGGGCTGGATCGACGTGGTCCTGATGCGGTTGACCGATGCCGCGTTCGTCGTCCCCACGATCCCGTTCGTGGTCGTCGTGGTAGCGGTCAGTCGACCGTCGCTCACCAGCGTGGTGCTCGCCATAGCCCTCCTGTTCTGGAGGTCCTCGGCGCGGGTCATCCGGGCCCAGACCATGGCCCTGCGCGAACGGCCGTATATCAAGGCGGCCCGTGCGGCTGGCAGCTCTGACGTGAGGATCATCGTTCGACACCTGCTCCCCAATGTCCTGCCGTTGGCCACCCTATACGGCGCCGTAGGCGTGCAGGCGGCCGTCACCACCGAGGCCAGCCTGAGCTTCCTCGGCTTCGGTGACCCCAGCGTCCTCAGTTGGGGCCGGATGCTGCAGTACGCGTTCGCCTCTGGCGCCACCAGGGGCGCGTGGTGGTGGGTCGTGCCCCCCGGGCTGATGATCACTCTGTTGGTGCTGTCCGTCTATCTGGTTAGGCGAGGCTACGAGGACGTGGTGAACCCCCGACTCAGGAGCCGTGCATGAGCGGGGCACCCGCGATCTCGACCTCGTCGGAGCCGGCCGGTCTCCCGGGAACGCTCCTGAGGGTGCGTGGTCTCTCCGTGCGCTATCGGGTCGGAGACGGTGCTGTGGCACGCGCCGTGGACGACGTCAGCTTCGACGTCCCTCGTGACCGCACCGTCGGTCTCGTGGGCGAGTCAGGCTGCGGGAAGACCACCGTGGCGAAGACGTTGCTGAGGCTATTGCCGCCGAACGCGGACGTCGTGGCGGGCGACATGCTCCTCGAGGGCCGTGACCTGTTGGCCCTTGACCCGCAGGAGTTCAGGCGCCTGCGCTGGACTCGCCTCTCCTACATCCCGCAGAACGCCCTCAGCGCGCTGAACCCCGTCTTCAGGGTCGGTGACCAGATGGCCGAGCCGATGAGGGTGCATCGTGGCGTGTCGAAGAAGGAGGCTGCGCGGACCGTCGCGAACGCGCTGGCGAAGGTCGGATTGGACGGCACCGTCGCCTCGGCGTACCCGCACCAGTTGTCGGGAGGGATGAGGCAGCGCGTGCTCATCGCCATGGCACTGGTGTTGGAGCCGGTGTTGGTCGTCGTGGACGAGCCCACGACGGCGCTCGACGTGCTGACACAGCTCGAGGTCTTGAAGGAGTTCAAGCGCGTGCGGGAGCAGTCCTCCACGAGCTTCCTATACGTGAGCCACGACCTCGGGGTCGTGAAAGAGGTGTGCGACGACGTCCTGGTGATGTACGCGGGCAAGCTCGTGGAGCGCGGCCCGGCCGATCGCGTCTTCTCCGGGCCGGCGCACCCGTTCACGATGGGACTCCTCTACGCCGTCCCCGAGTCCCGCGGCGCAGCCCAGCTGGTCTCCATCCCCGGTGCCACTCCCGACCTCCGACATCCGCCGCGGGGATGTCCCTTCGCCGAACGGTGTCCGTTCGCGACCGAGCTGTGCTTGGAGGAGATGCCCGCCTTGCGCTCCGTTGGAGACGGCCAGGAAGCCGCCTGCCACTACGTGGAGCGGTCGCCGGCCTTCCGCGAGGACGCCTCTCGCGCCGAGACCTGGGGCCGCGTAGCGGACCGCCTCCGGTCCGCCCGGGCCCGCGAAGCGGGGAACCCATAATGAACCAAGGTCAGGCGGACGTGGTGATGCGCGTCAGCTCCGTCCAGAAGCAGTTCAGGAGGCGCGGCGTCCGCGGGTCGGTGCTGCGAGCCGTGGACGACGTGAGCATTGCGTTGCGACGCGGCGAGCTGTACGGGCTCCTCGGCGAGAGCGGGTCCGGCAAGAGCACGCTGGCGGAGATCATGGCCGGGCTCCAGTGGCCCACATCCGGGAGCATCCATGTGGGCGACGTCGCTCTGGAGCCTGGCATGCCGCGCAAACAGTGGCGAGAGCTACGCAGGCAAGTGCAGGTCGTGTTCCAGAACCCCTTCGAGAGCGTCAACCCGCGCTTCAAGGTGTCCGAGATCGTGGAGGAGCCGTTGGCGGTGGCCGGGGTGGGCGGTCCCGAGCGGCGGAGGCGTGTGACTTGGGCTCTCGAGCGCGTGGGCCTGCCTTCAGCCAGCGACTTCGCCTCCAGGTTCCCTCATGAGCTCTCGGGCGGGCAGCTTCAGCGCGTGTGCATAGCGCGCGCGTTGACGGTCGACCCAGCGATTCTCATCGCCGACGAGCCCGTGTCCATGCTCGACTTGTCCGTAAGGGCGGGAGTGTTGAGGCTGCTCGATGACCTCAAGCGCACCCAGAACATGGCGATACTGATGATCTCTCATGACATAAGCACGCTGTCCGCGGTCGCGGACAGGCTAGGAGTCATGTACTTCGGCAAGATCGTCGAGGCCGGTCCGGCTGAGGTCCTGATGAGCTCGCCCAGCCACCCGTACCTGAAGGCGCTGCTGGCCGCCGTCCCCACGCTCGGCGACACGCTCCTTGGAGGGGCAGACCGACTGACGCTGTCGGCCGCTACCTTGGAGCGGCCCGCTCGCGGTTGCAGCCTCGCTCCTCGCTGCCCTCTGGCTGAGGACAGGTGCAAGGTGGAGGAGCAGGAGCTTCGCTCACTGAGGTCGCACTCCGATCACGCCGTGCGCTGTTGGAAGGTGCGAGGCGACTCTTGACGGGCACGGAGCTGCCAGACCTATCCATAAGCGAGCTCGCGCCGCTAATCGAGCGGCGCCAGGTCTCCCCAGTGGAGGTCACCGCCGCGGTCCTGGAGCGGATCGAGCGTCTCGACCCGATACTGCACTCGTACATCACCGTCCTGCCAGAGCGTGCGATGGACGAGGCACGTCAGGCAGAACGGGAGATCCTGGCCGGTCGTCACCGCGGGCCCCTACATGGGATCCCCATCGCGCACAAGGACGTGGTCGCCACGAAAGGCGTGCGGACCACGGCTCACTCCCGAGTCCTGCTGGACCACGTGCCCGATGACGACGCCACGGTCGTGCGGCGTCTGGCAGAAGCCGGAACGATACTGCTGGGGAAGCTGAACACCTACGAGTTCGCTTGTGGCGCTACCGAAGTCTTCGGTGTCCCGGTGAACCCGTGGGACACGGGCCGTATCACCGCGGGTTCGAGCGCGGGCTCCGGGTCGGCTCTGGCGGCCGGTCTGGCCTTCGGCGCCACGGGCACCGACACGGGAGGCTCGATCCGGTCACCGGCCTCCTTCTGCGGTGTCGTGGGCCTCAAGCCCACCTACGGTCTCGTCAGTCGCGCTGGAGTGCTACCGCTGTCGTGGTCGCTCGACCACGTTGGCCCCATGGGCAGGCGCGTGCGCGACGTCGGTCTCTTGCTGGCGGCGATCGCCGGCCACGACGCGGCCGACCCGGGCTCTGCCATGCCGTCCGTCGCAGGCACCGTCGGCGGTTCGGCCCGCGGCGGCGATCCGTCCACCGCAGGTCTGCGAGGCGTGCGCATCGGCGTGCCCCGCGACCTGTTCGGCGCCGCGATAGATGCGGCGGTTCGGTCGGCGTTCGATGAAGCGCTGGAAGTGCTCCGGGACCTGGGCGCCTCGGTCACCGCCATCGACCTGCCGGAAGCCTCGCTCACGGCCGCGGCGCAGAAAGGCGTGATGCTGCCCGAGGCCACCTTGGTACATGCGGGATGGCTTCGATCTCGTCCCTACGACTACTCGGCGTCGACCCGCCGGAGGCTGCTTCTCGGCGCCGCGATCAGCGGACCCGAGTACCTCGAGGCACAGAGATTGAGACAGCTAGTGCGGCATGGACTCGCCGTCGCGCTCGAGAGAGTAGACGTGCTCGTGTGGCCCACGAGCGCGCGGCCAGCCCTGACAGTCGATGAGACCCAGGTGCCGGTTGGCTTGCAAACGAGGCTGACGAACCTCACTGGAACTCCATCCCTGTCACTACCCTGCGGCTTCTCTCCCGACGGCCTGCCACTGGCGCTGCAAGTGAACGGCCGTCCCTTCGATGAGGCGACCGTCATCCGTGTGGCAGCTGCCTTCGAGGCCACAACAGGTTTCCACAAGCGACTCCCGGCCGTCGCGGCCGAGGCACCCAAGGTCAAGGGCGAACAGCGTCTCTTCGAGACTCCGGTGGGTCCGATACCTTCCCGCGACAGAGAAGTGCTCGTACGAGACCTGGAGAACGGGTTGCGTCGACTGGAGATACCGCTCCTGCCCGAAGACCGCGAACCCCTCATCAGCGATCTGTATCAGTTCCGCGAAGTCCTACGGCTCGCTGTCGAGGCGTCTTCCGGAAGACTCGAGCCCTCCGTGCACCAGGCGCCGCTGGCGTCGCCAACCCTCGAAGTCGGAGCGGGCGGCGCCGGTCCCGGCCCCAGGTGAGCGGCGTGACCGATGGCCATGCTCAACCATCGGAGGTCCGGGGCGCCCCCCTGACGGCACTTCTGGTCGGAACCGGTGGAGGGATCGCTAAGTCGGCCGATGCTCCAAGGCGCAACGGACCTGCCGTGGTGGTGACTACGGACGGGGCGACGATCCTCTTCGACACGGGTCGCAACGTGCTCGACGGTCTGTTCCGCGTCGGGATCGAGCCCGCTTCCATCACCCACTTGGTGTTCACGCACTACCACAGCGACCATACCGTCGGGCTACCCGACCTTGTACTCTCGACCTGGGTTGCGACAGGAAGGTCCAGGTGGCGGATATTCGGGCCGCCAGGGGCTCGACACCTCTGGCATGGCCTGTTCGGCGAGACCGGGGCCTTCAGGCCCGATATCGATGCGCGCGTGCAAGGGGCCCACAGCAGACAGCTGTTCTTTCAGCGCCTTGGTATGCCACTCGTTCCGCCGGACGCCGACATCATCGAGATCCCGAGCGATGGGTTCGTGGTCGACGAGCCGGGATGGCGCCTCGAGGCGTCGTTCGCGCCCGACCACGTTCAACCGCATCTGATCTCCGTCGCCTACCGCGTGACCACGCCGGCCGGCAGTGTCGTGGTGACTGGCGATACGGGGCCCAGCGAGGCCATCGCCAGGTTCGCGCGCGGAGCAGACCTACTCGTCCACGACTGCACGATCCCGAGTCGCGACGGTACCTACGAGCGAGGCGGGATCCACACAGATCCGGAGGGCCTGGGCCGAGTCGCCGCAGCGGCGGGCGTGAAGGCGGTCGTCGGCACGCACGTCACTCCGGCCAGGGACCGCCCTGAAGTCTTGGACCGTTACCCCGAGCTCGTAGCACGCTCCTTCGCCGGGACCTTCAGAATGGCAGTCGACGGACTTGCCATATCGGTGAGCCCGGACGGTCTGCGGTTGGAGGCTCCCGGCCGGCTGGGTCGCGTGGCCGAGCCTGGGGCGCACCGACGAGGCGAGGGGGCGCCATGACGGTACGGGAGGGGAACGGGACCCCGAACTGGAGCCCGTTCAGGATCGATCGCAGGGCGTCTACGCCCCTCTACCAACAGATCGCGAACGCAATCCGGCACCGCATCGCCACGAACGAGGTGCCTTCCATGAGCAGGGTCCCCAGCGTGCGCGAGATGGCGAAGTTGGCCGAGGTCACGCCGGCGACCATCGCACGCGCCTATCAGCTCCTCAAGGCAGAGGGCCTGCTCGAGACGGTGTCGGGGCACGGCACCGTCGTCGCGGACACTCGCGACATCGAGAACGAGGCCAGGGTGCGTACGAAAGAGGCCATCGCTCGCGCCGTCGATGAGGCCATCACGCCGCTTTTGAACATGCGCTTCGAGCCCCGCGACATCCTCGAGGCAGTCCGGCGCCGGCTTGAAGAGCCGACGACGAGGAACCTGATCGTCGTGGCGGCGGCTCGGCCCGTGGCCCAGAAGTACGTGGGCGTCTTGCGGGGCGCGCTCGATGACCGGTATGAGATCCAGGCGCTGCTCGTTCGTGACATCCAGGCCGGGACCCCCGATGCACTGGCCGCCATCGAAAGGGCTGACAGGTGCGTCACGCTTCTGAGCCTGCACCAGTTAGTGCGCGAGATCATGGCTCCGTTCGGTATCCCGATCTCGCTGATCCTCACGCAGCTATCCCTTGACACCCTGCACGAGCTCGAGTCCCTCTCAGAGAGGGAAGGGGTGCGCGTGGCTTTCGTGGCGGAGGAGTTCTACCGTCCGAGCGTGTTCGCGACGCTGGCGCAGTACATCCCGACTGATCGCATTGAGATCGTCCGCGACCTGGACCCTGCTGCGATCTCGGCCGCGTTGACGGGCGTGGACGTATGTGTTCACACGCTGGGCGTCCAAGAGGTCATGGAGCATGTGGCCTTGGGCAGTACCCGCGCCCTCGAGCTACGGTTCGAGGTCAGGAAGGACTCGCTGGACCGGTTCGTGAAGTTCCTCGCCGAGAACTGAACTAGTGCCGAGTCGCCGGTCGTTAGTTCGGTGCGGCCAGTCGCCGCGAAGCGGCAAGCACGAGGGCGTGCCTCGCGCTCCACGTCTCCTTTACGCGTCCCGCAGCGTCGGGTCGAGGAGGTCGCGCAGGCCGTCGCCGAAGAGGTTGAAGCCCAGTGATGCCAGCAGGATGGCGAGGCCGGAGAAGACCGACACCCACGGCGAGAGGAGCATGGTGTTGCGGCTCTCGGAGAGCATCAGCCCCAGCGACGGCGTGGGTGGCTGCGTGCCCAGTCCGAGGAAGCTCAGGCTGGCCTCCACGAGGACGGCGGTCGACAGCGACAGCGTCACCTGCACCATGAGCGGCGCCAGGATGTTGGGCGTGACGTGCCTGGCGAGGATGCGCGCGGGCGAGGAGCCGAGGGCGCGCGCGGCGGAGACGTAGTCCCAGTTCAGGACGGTCAGGGCGGGCCCGCGGGCGAGGCGCGCGAAGATCGGCGTGTAGACGATGCCGATGGCCAGGCCCGTGTTGAAGCTGCCCGGGCCCAGCACCGCCAGGATCGCGATGGCCAGGAGGATGATGGGGAACGCCAGCAGGATGTCCATGAGGCGCATCAGCAGGCGGTCCACCCAGCCGCCGAAGTACGCCGCCAGCAGGCCGATGAGCCCGCCCATGACGGTAGCCAAGCCCACGGCCCCTAGGCTCACGCCTATCGAGGTCCTGTAGCCGTGGAGGATCCTCGATAGCGTGTCCCTGCCGAAGTTGTCGGTGCCCAGGAGGTGCGCGGCGCTGGGGCCCTGGAAGCGGTCGCGGATGCTCTGGGCCACCGGGTCGTACGGCGAGAGGAGGGGGCCGAAGAGGGCGGCGAGCACCACGATCGAGGCCAGGACGAACCCGATGAAGCCCACCGGGTTGCGGGCCAGGCGGGCGAGGAAGCCGCGCCTGCCGGCGGGGGCGGCGCGCGCGCTCAGGCCGGCCGTGCTGGCGCTCACGCGTACTCCACCCTGGGGTCGATCCAGGCGTAGGCCAGGTCGACGAGGAGGTTCACGAACACGAAGACGGCGGTGACCACGAGGATGATGCCCTGGATGAGCGGGTAGTTGCGCTCGTTGATGGCGCCGATGACAAGGCGTCCCACGCCGGGTATGGCGAACACCTGCTCGATGACCACGACGCCGGAGAGGAGGTAGCCCACCTGGACCCCGATGACGGTGACGACGGGTATGAGCGCGTTGCGCATGGCGTGCTTGTAGAGCACGGTGCGCTCGGTGGCGCCCTTCGACCGCGCGGTGCGCACGAAGTCGCTGCCCAGCACCTCGAGCAGGCTCGACCTCAGGATGCGCGTGAGGCCGGCGACCATCGGCAGGCTCACCGCCAGCACCGGCAGGAGCATGCGCGACAGGTTGCCCCACGGGTCCTGAGCGAACGGCACGTAGCCGATGGACGGCCACGACGGGAACCGCACGGAGAAGAGGTAGAGGAGCATGACCCCGACCCAGAACGACGGCACCGTGAGGCCCACGATCGCCAGCACCCTCACGGCCACGTCGCCCATCGTCCCGCGCGCCCGGGCCGCGATCACGCCGAGCGGGAACGCCAGCACGATCGCGAGCAGGAGCGCGAGCCCCGTGATCTCCAGGGTCACGGGCAGGCGCGAGGCGATCTCGCGGCTGACGGGCGTGCCGGTCCAGATGCTCCGGCCGAGGTCGCCGCGCAGGACCCCCTCGAGCCAGTTCCAGTACTGCACGTGCATGGGCAGGTGCAGGCCGAGCTGCTCGCGCAGGTTCTGGACGCGGTCGGGCGTGATGTCGGTGTTGGCGCCCAGCATGATGGCGACCGCGTCGCCGGGGATGAACCTGATCATCAGGAAGATCAGGACCGACACCCCGAACAGGACGAACAGGAGGTCGCCGAGGCGCCTCAGGACGTACTGGGTCATGTCGCGTCCATCATCTCCGGGCCAGACGTTCCGACCCCTCCCGACACGCTAGCGGCCGAGAGGGGTCGGAGAGTGCGGCGCTAGCGCCCTACTCGAGCGAGGCCTCGCGCAGGTACCGCAGGCCGCGGGTCGGCATCTGCTGGAAGCCCTCGACCTCGTCGGCGATCGCCGTGAACAGCGTGCCGTACGCGATGTGCACGATCGGGCCCTCGCAGGCCAGCTTGCGCTGGAGGTCGGCGTAGATCTCGTAGCGGGCGGCCTGGTCCGTGGTCGTGCGGCCGGCCTCGAGCCACTCGTCCACCTCGGGATCGGAGTACTCGAAGACGTTGGTCGAGCCGCCGGTGATGAAGGTGCGGTGCAGGTAGCCGTCGGGGTCGGAGCTGCCGCCGTTGAGCGAGACGAACATGTCGAAGTTCGAGTTCGTCCAGTCCTGCACGAACTGGCCGAACTCGGCCACGTTCACGTTCGCGTCGATGCCGATCTCGGCGAGCTGGGCCTGCAGCACCTGGGCGGTGTCGGTCACCACCTGGATCGTCCCGAAGGTGAGGATCTCGGTCTCGAAGCCGTCGGGGTAGCCGGCCTCTGCCAGGAGCTGGCGGGCCATGTCGAGGTCCGTCGCGTAACAGGGGAACTCGCCGGTGTCGAGCGCCCACTCCGTGAGGCCGGGGCTCAAGGGGCCGCCGGGGACGGCGTTGCCGAAGTACACGGCGTCGACGATCTCGGCGCGGTCGATCGCGTAGTTGATGGCCATGCGCACGCGCGGGTCGTCGAACGGCTCGCGCGAGACGTTGAGGCCCAGCAGCGTGTAGGCGAGGTCCTGCACGCCCAGCAGCTCGACGCCCGGCACGCCGCGGAGCGTCTCGGCGGTCGCGGGGTCGACGTCGGGGATGAGCTGGTAGGCGCCGGTCCTCATGCCGGCGGCGCGCGTCGAGGCCTCGGGGACGATGTTGTAGCGCAGGCCGTCGAGGACCGGCTGGCCCTCGCGGTAGTAGTCCGGGTTCTTGACCAGGCTGACGTACGTGTCTGGCACGATCTCGTCGAGCATGAACGGACCGGTGCCCACGGCGTGCTGCTGCAGGTCGCCGAACTCCTCGACGACCTCGTGCGGCACCACGTAGAGGTTCGCGAGGTTGCTGACGAACGGCGCGAAAGGCTGCGAGAGCGTGAACGTGACCTCGTACTGGCCGGTGGCGACGGCGGACGCGACCGCGCTGAAGCGGCTCGCCTGGGGCGAGGCGGTGTCGGGGTCGACGATGCGCTCGTACGAGTAGACGACGTCGTCGGCGGTCATCGTGCGGCCGTTGTGGAAGCGCACGCCCTCGCGGAGCTTCACGACGTAGGTGAGGCCGTCGTCCGACACGGTCCAGGACTCGGCGAGCGCCGGCTCCACGGCGAGGTCGGCGTTCAGCTCGACGAGGCCGTCGTAGATCTGCCCGATGACGACGAACGAGGAGAAGGCCGTCACCTTGTGGGGGTCGAGGCCCACGGGCGCCGTGTCCGTGGCGATCTCGAGGACGCCCTGAGCGCCGGCGGCGCCGCCCAGCAGCGCGACCGCCAACAGGAGTGAGGTGGCTAGACGTCTTGCTCTTGCCATGCCCGACCTTCCCTTCGCCGGCCCGCCCCCGCCGAGCCGCTGGCGCATGTGCCACCCCGGAGACCAGGCCCAAGCGCCGATGAGTTGCGTGCCAGGAAGATACCACTAGGAGACCACCTGACCGCTCGACGAGCACTCCCCCGCCGGTGATACGGTGCCGGGCTTAAGGAGGCCGGCACCGTCGAGCCCCTCGGCCGGGCTGCTAGGAGGAGAGAGATGTCGTTCGCTTCCGTCGCGGAGCTAGAGGCGAAGCTGGCGGAGCCCTCGCCGCGGCTCGTGGAGGACATGCGAAGGGTCGAGGGCGACCTGCTCGTCCTCGGCGCCGGCGGCAAGATGGGTCCCAGCCTGGCGATGCTGGCGCGGAACGCGCTCGACGCCGCCGGCAGGCGCGCCGCGGTCACCGCCGTCTCGCGGTTCTCCGACGAGGCCGTGGCCCGCCGCCTGGAGGGCGCCGGCGTGAGGGTCGTGAGGGCCGACCTGTTGGACGAGGCGCAGCTCGCCGCCCTGCCGGACGCGCCGAACGTCGTCTACATGGCGGCCATGAAGTTCGGCACGACCGGCCAGGAGCACCGCACCTGGGCGATGAACACCTACCTGCCCGGCCGCGTGGCCGAGCGCTTCAGGGACGCGCGCATCGTGGCGTTCTCGAGCGGCAACGTCTACCCGCTGACCCCGCTGACCTCCGGCGCGCCCACCGAGGACGACCCCGTAGGACCGGTGGGCGAGTACGCCTGGTCGGTCCTCGGGCGCGAGCGCCTGTTCCACCACTTCTCGCTGCAGCACGGCACCCAGGTCGCGCTGCTGAGGCTGAACTACGCCGTCGAGATGCGCTACGGCGTGCTCGTGGACATCGCGCTGGCCGTGCGCGACGGTCGGCCGGTGGACGTCTCGATGGGCCACGTGAACGTGATCTGGCAGGGCGACGCCAACGAGGTCGCCCTGCGCGCGCTGCTGCACTGCGACTCGCCGCCGCGGGTCATCAACGTCACCGGGCCCGAGACCGCCTCGGTGCGCCGGCTCGCCCTGCGCCTGGGCGAGCGCCTGGGCAGGGAGCCCGTGTTCGCCGGCGAGGAGCAGGGCAGCGCGCTCCTCAACGACGCCTCGCGGGCCCACGCGCTGTTCGGCTACCCGCGCGTCGCGCTGAACACGATGGTCGACTGGGTGGCCGACTGGGTCGCCGGGGACGGCGAGACCCTCGGCAAGCCCACGAAGTTCCAGGTGCGGACGGGCGAGTTCTGATGGCGTTGAGCGACGGCAAGGCCGCGCTGCTGAGGGAGGGCACGGTCATCCCGGCCCACCCGCTGGCGCTGGACGCCGCGAGGCGGCTCGACGAGAGGAGGCAGCGGGCGCTGACGCGCTACTACGCCGCGGCGGGCGCGGGCGGCGTGGCCGTGGGGGTGCACACGACCCAGTTCGCGATACGGGACGCGGGGCTCCTCGAGCCGGTGCTGCGCCTCGCCGCCGCGACCGCGGACGAGGCGGTGCGTGGCAGGCCGTTCGTGAAGGTCGCCGGCGTCCTCGGCGCCCGGGAGCAGGCCCTGCGGGAGGCCGAGCTCGCGGCGTCCCTCGGCTACGACGTCGCCCTGCTGAGCCTCAAGGGCCTCGACCACTCGAGCGAGGCCGACCTGGTGAGGCACGCCGAGGAGGTGTCGCGGGTCCTGCCCGTCATGGGCTTCTACCTGCAGACGGCCGTGGGCGGTAGGCGCCTCTCGCACGCGTTCTGGCGCGACCTCGCCGAGCTGCCCGGCCTGGTGGCGATCAAGGTGGCGCCGTTCGACAGGTACGCGACGCTGGACGTCGTGCGCGCCGTGGCGGCCTCGTCGCGGGCGCACGAGGTGGCGCTCTACACCGGGAACGACGACAACATCGTCGTCGACCTGCTCACGCCGTACCGCGTCGTCGTCGACGGACGCGTCGTGGAGAAGCGCATCGTGGGCGGCCTCCTCGGTCAGTGGGCCGTGTGGACGCGCGTGGCCGTGGAGCTGCTCGAGGAGGTGAAGCGCGTGCGCGAGGGGGACAGCGTGCCCGCCGAGCTGCTCGCGCGCGCCGCGCGCTGGACCGACGCCAACGCCGCCGTCTTCGACGCCGCGAACCGCTTCGCCGGGGTGATCGCCGGCGTACACGAGGTGCTGAGGCGCCAGGGACTGCTCGAGGGCACCTGGTGCCTCGACCCGGACGAGGGCCTCTCGCCCGGCCAGGCCCAGGAGATCGAGCGCGTCTACCGCGAGCACCCCGACCTCACCGACGACGCCTTCGTGAGGGCGCACCTGGCGGAGTGGCTGGCCTGACGGACCCCCCGCGCGACGAGCGCCCTGCGGACGACCCGGGACCGCTAGCTCCCGCGCCGGCGCTCCGCCAGCGCCTCGCGGCGCGCCTCGAGCATGAGGTCCTCGTGCGCGTCGAACACCTCGTCGTTCGAGGCGAGGGACGCGCCGGGCACCGTCGGCGACACGAACGTGGGCAGCTCGATGCCCCTCTCCGCCAGCTTCAGGGCCGCCCTGACGTTGAGCTCCTGGACGAGGGCCATGGCAACGATCGTCGACGCCCCGCCCACGGGGCGGCGCCAGCCCTCCACCGCCACGAGGGCGTCCTCCACGGGGACGCCGGTGTCGATGACGACGTCGGCCACCTCGGCCAGCCGCTTGCCCGAGCTGTGCTCAGGCGGCCGCGAGAGGTTCGCCTTCGCGGTGATCGCCACGACCGTCACC from Trueperaceae bacterium includes these protein-coding regions:
- a CDS encoding ABC transporter substrate-binding protein gives rise to the protein MARARRLATSLLLAVALLGGAAGAQGVLEIATDTAPVGLDPHKVTAFSSFVVIGQIYDGLVELNADLAVEPALAESWTVSDDGLTYVVKLREGVRFHNGRTMTADDVVYSYERIVDPDTASPQASRFSAVASAVATGQYEVTFTLSQPFAPFVSNLANLYVVPHEVVEEFGDLQQHAVGTGPFMLDEIVPDTYVSLVKNPDYYREGQPVLDGLRYNIVPEASTRAAGMRTGAYQLIPDVDPATAETLRGVPGVELLGVQDLAYTLLGLNVSREPFDDPRVRMAINYAIDRAEIVDAVYFGNAVPGGPLSPGLTEWALDTGEFPCYATDLDMARQLLAEAGYPDGFETEILTFGTIQVVTDTAQVLQAQLAEIGIDANVNVAEFGQFVQDWTNSNFDMFVSLNGGSSDPDGYLHRTFITGGSTNVFEYSDPEVDEWLEAGRTTTDQAARYEIYADLQRKLACEGPIVHIAYGTLFTAIADEVEGFQQMPTRGLRYLREASLE
- a CDS encoding ABC transporter permease; its protein translation is MTQYVLRRLGDLLFVLFGVSVLIFLMIRFIPGDAVAIMLGANTDITPDRVQNLREQLGLHLPMHVQYWNWLEGVLRGDLGRSIWTGTPVSREIASRLPVTLEITGLALLLAIVLAFPLGVIAARARGTMGDVAVRVLAIVGLTVPSFWVGVMLLYLFSVRFPSWPSIGYVPFAQDPWGNLSRMLLPVLAVSLPMVAGLTRILRSSLLEVLGSDFVRTARSKGATERTVLYKHAMRNALIPVVTVIGVQVGYLLSGVVVIEQVFAIPGVGRLVIGAINERNYPLIQGIILVVTAVFVFVNLLVDLAYAWIDPRVEYA
- a CDS encoding NAD(P)-dependent oxidoreductase; amino-acid sequence: MSFASVAELEAKLAEPSPRLVEDMRRVEGDLLVLGAGGKMGPSLAMLARNALDAAGRRAAVTAVSRFSDEAVARRLEGAGVRVVRADLLDEAQLAALPDAPNVVYMAAMKFGTTGQEHRTWAMNTYLPGRVAERFRDARIVAFSSGNVYPLTPLTSGAPTEDDPVGPVGEYAWSVLGRERLFHHFSLQHGTQVALLRLNYAVEMRYGVLVDIALAVRDGRPVDVSMGHVNVIWQGDANEVALRALLHCDSPPRVINVTGPETASVRRLALRLGERLGREPVFAGEEQGSALLNDASRAHALFGYPRVALNTMVDWVADWVAGDGETLGKPTKFQVRTGEF